The Arabidopsis thaliana chromosome 5, partial sequence genomic interval CTTTTATGAACTCTCTCAATCCTTTCCCTGTGACCACAGTCACATGTCTCAAGCTCGGAGATATATGTAACTgcatctctctgtttctcctctgtttctttgtttattatgtCTTTGTATGGTTTTTGTCTGAAAGGAGATGGATGTTCGAAGAGGGAAACTGGATCTTACGTTGTTATGTATTGTATGATTATTCATTAGGGGTCCATATCATTTACCTAACCTTGCTTTGTGTTTAGGTTATTAATGGCAGATCATAACTCTGATGTTTCTTGTGAATAAAAAGGAAACGTGTGTTGGTTAGAATTAGAAACACCACggttttatgtatttgttaGGAAGCTTTGGGTTTTCTCGGTTATGCGCTATTCGGTTTTTGGTTCGAATCTCTAAGCTGGTGGTGGAATCAATATTACACATTAGTACATTACTTCGATTACTAAACCGATGAATCTgaatcttgttttggtttatattggTATATGTTTGATCGGTTAGGTTATTTGGATTTATGGGGTTATCCTTTTTCTACTTGTAGGAAAAGTTTTTTTCCGGTGGACTCGGAATACCATTCAGTGCAAATCATGAAACTCTTAAAATGAATTAAACGTCACATGTTTATGATTAGTAAGATCTGAAATTTTGCGATAGTTCAACAGCTTCGGTTtaattcggttcggtttaagGGATTTGGATTTAGGATTTGGCTTTATGTTGAAGGAGAGAAGTtggagagagaaagacaagTCAAAGGCAATGCAAAACatagatgttaaaaaaattgggaGTGTAGATGAAAAGGAGCTGTTTGGTGGTTACAAGACATAACTTTACATCTAAATAAAGTCTTTGAACAAAGACATTGGAGCTTCAACTTCAGAATTTACTTTTTGAGGACTAATTTCTTGTCTAATTTCGATTGCGACCCTTTTCTCTTAAGTTATTCAAACTCGTCAGTCGTCCCCATCCAAACAAGAAGTCTTTGTAGTTTGTACTTCAAGACTTGTTGCCTTTCCAGTGTAATAATATTTGCAACTTGCAAGTTTCAATTTCTGCTAGTTATGGAAACTTTTTGGGCCTATGTCTACGGCCTCTATGGGATATATCATTACCAATCATTTTATATACCCGAACaatttagttgtttttttggaattCGTTGGTTGAATGAAGTTTGATTACCAAACACAAGGGATTTTTAGAGAAAACTCTTCTCACGactctttttataaaaaccaCATGTTGATACATCAATTGGGCCTCAGTGATCAACCGGCCCATTTCAAGGAATAACGACCCAGCCCCGACCATCACTTTAGAACTCGAGCCGGCCCACCAGGCCGAAGCCCGGCCTGGTCAGGATGTGAGTTCGGCTGCGTAGAAAAGGGGCACTCTCGAGAATTCACCTTGCGTACCCTACTATACGGACGGGTATAAATAAGGAATAGAAAGTCTCGGGAAAGGGGACTTTTTCGAGACCTGGAGAAAGGATAGCACAAGTCAGCTCGTCGGGAGAAGTCTGCTCGTCAAGATCAGCCAGTTCGCCCAGAAGAGCCAGCTCATCGACACAAGTCAGCTCGTCGGGAGAAGTCTGCTCGTCAAGATCAGCCAACTCGCCCAGAAGAGCCAGCTCATCGACACAAGTCAGCTCGTCGGGAGAAGTCTGCTCGTCAAGATCAGCCAGCTCGCCCAGAAGAGCCAGCTCATCGGTACAAGTCAGCTCGTCGAGAGAAGACATCTCGTCAAGACAAGCCAACTTAGCAAGAAGAGCCAGCTCACCAGAACCACCAGCTCGAAACGGCATCGCCTCGTAGCGCCCTCAACTACGTTCTCAGTTCGCAATAAGCCTTTCAGCCCGTCAATTGCCCAGCTTCAAGTTCAGCTCGTGGATTAGAGATTGATTCTTCACCTTCCCCAGAGACTCACCCGTACTTGTTTAATTCGTGCATTAACACCACACATGAAGGCTATATAAGTCACGCAAGCCTTCAAATCACACATTACAACCTTATAGAAATCAAACATGAAATAGGAAAACAAACTAAGAAAGCAACACAAGTTGCCCTGCATCACTAACCTAATTGTATACATTAGTCAATAATAGATatctaacaaaataaacttaaGATATAGGTGCTCGGATTTATGATTTCCAATACATGACATAGCCTTTTCCCGTTGCGGCCTCCTCATCAGGGTCTCTTTCCGTATCTATCTTCCTTAAGATGTGTTTGGCCAGCTTAAACCATAGAAAAACATACATACCTCCTCGCATGACGATAGAAATACCAAGAGTGGTATAGAGTAACCATTTGGTTCCTTCAAAATGAGGTAAAATGATCCATCCCACTGCGACATAGGAAGTTGCCAGGGCAGCCACAGAGACTGACATCATTTTATGTGTTATAACCAAGACATTCTTGAGTGATTTTGGCTTGAAAGGAATAATGCTGACCAGAAGAATGACGATCCATAATGATGTAAACAACGCGATGCTATTGCTTACATAGAAGATCTTGAAAGCTACTGTTTTTGCCGCAACTGATTTCCCTTTCGAGGAAGTACTCTCTTGATAGATGCCACCAGGAGGGTTCATCCCCACTGCGAAAGTAACCGATGCAATCAAGATGGCGACAACCGTGATTGTATTCCTCGCATTTTGCAAAGCCTCTGAATGCATCACACTTTCCTCTTTGTGACTCTCGCCACCAAACTTTAATGCGATAGATGGGAAATTTGCATCATCTTTATCGAGAAGATCAACCGCTGCAAGACCCTGTATGTTCTTGGCTTTggtatgtatttttgtttcattgatgATGTACTCCGCTAGCTGTATTAATTGTTATGTTCAAACAAACTccattatttttatgtatttaaataGTGTATATGCTAACTCTTACTTATGTAATACTTTGAAACGAAAAAATAAGCTGAAATCTAAATTCAATTGAGTTTGGAAGGAGCAATCTCTTTTAGGAATCGGAGAGTAGGCTCAAAACCAATTATCAATGAGTTGATTAATCCATAAATCTTTTATACAgttatagaaatatatatctcAATTTTCAATGTGTGATTATAATAGTATCTAAAACACGTTAtctctaaaaccctaattttgaaCTTTGGAAAAAACGACTCAACATCGAGATTTCGAAAAGATcgatacaaacacaaaatggAAAATGAATGAGATCGAGGAAAAACTCACGGAAGTAGAGCCTAAAGAGGCGGCAGTGTGAAGTACTGTGTTTCCATATTTATCCGGCTTGTAGAGAAGTTTTTCTAGGTGGACTTTCTGTGCCATGAACTTGAATGCTTTGAGATTTTTGTGTCTCACAGCTAGATGGAAGACTGTTTCGTTATGTGGTTGTGTGAGTATATCGAAAGATGAAGGAGTCTTGTGGCTAAAGACCTTGAGGATTTTGATCGAGTTACTGACTGCCGCACAGTGCAAAGGCGTCAAGCCATCATTGTTCACCAGTTCTGCAAGTTTGAGGTCATTTTCTACTTCTGAGATATCATCTAATGGCGTTGACTTCTCTCCAAACTCTAACATTTGCGTCCCCAAGTAGCAGCCAAATGGATAGGAGTGTTGCCATTATCGTCAGTGGAACATACTAGGGAAGGGCAGATCCCAATTATCGTCTTGGCGAATTCCTGGTGCCCTATCTTTGTGACTAGGTGCAACACCGATTCTCCATTGTTCTCCTTGTCTCTTTCCTCTATCACAGACGGTTTCTCTTGTATCAACTGATTGAAAGTGGCCTCGTCATTTTTGCGGATGGCATTGAAAATTGGTGGAGTCATCTTTCCAGTGGAATGAGGAAAGTTTGGTCTTTAGATCGTGTTCCTAGCTAGAGAGATAAATTTGTAAGTTTAAGTGTGGCTAAGTggtttcttatgttttttagtTCGTTATACATTGATTCTCTTATGGTTCCTTTAAATAGCACGCTTAAGGGTCAACCACTCCTCTCGTCGTCGTAGAAGCATTCAAACAAGCCAAGTTAGttctctttaaaaaagaaaacttgtaGCTTTACTCTAACTTGTGTATTAGTTTATGGATGATAAACAAAGTCAATGACTGAATTgcataattttatgttttaacgCAGATAGTACGAACGTACGTAACCAgtattagtttatatatatagcagCAAAATGAAAGATCTATCACGGATTGATTGTCTGTAACTTTCCTATCCATGCACATAAaggaaaatacaaatttttgttaattataaaatataataatctaTAGGCCAATATATTATCGTGTCACTCTCACCGTCATGTTCTATCATCATTAATTCTCACTTAACCAATcgtagatttttattttttttggaggaCGTCGAAgatcttattcatttttttcatctcccttattaaaaacaagagaatctCTTGActttgtaaaaacaaattcttctccaacaagccaacaagttttgttgttttactCTATAAGGGTATATTCCACAAAACAACCAATTTTTATGATTAATATTGAATTTGACACTTAAAAGACAATTTCGCATGTTTTTCCGAACCTACATAAAAAGTTAATTTATTGATGAGAATCCATCATGAGATGTCAAGACATCCAAAACCCACTTTTCAATGCACAAGATCTAATTTTGTAATGAGACATCGGTTTAACTCGACTATGATGTTTCAAACTTTCTTGCCAATCcactgataaaaaaaagtgattcctaatttttaaaagaaaagaacattaTTTAAAACCGcgtatgttatttttttaccaGATTGTATATACATTGCCAAAAGACACTCGTGATACAAGGAAAGTTCTGTATAATTCATATTTGCTTTGGTCCCAACCGTATCAACCAAAAAATGTGGGCCTCGTCATGTTCTATCATATTCATTCAACCAGTCGTTGTTCTTGTACAGTACACAATGAAATCGTTTTAAAATTAGTTCCTAACACCCAAACATTATATTTGGTCGCCGTCGTCGCGATTGAGCAACTACGAAACGAACAATATTTAGTGTTGTCGCTAACGAGTGTCCACCGAACATGACacgtttataaaatatttttaaaattctgaTTGGTTTATGCTTCTGTTGCCGTGTGTACTCGTCATACAAGGAAATTTCTGTAGAATGTTTGCTTGGAATGGTccctagttttttttttttttttgctaaaaggTTAATATCATTAGATGAACGAATAGGTGTTACAAAAAATAGAGAACCTAAAACAGAGATGACCCgtgccaaaaaaaagattataaaaaacagGGGGCATTAGgaaaacacaaattaagaatGGTCCCTAGCTGGCATCAACCAAAAAGTGTAGGCCACTGGGCCTCGTGTTGTTCTAACGTCTTCCTATAGAATGCTTGCATGTCCCTACCGCATTAACCAAGATATGCTTCTAACAAAATCCATCTTCCTTATCATGCATCTAATTAATTAGCCTAACCgaaatttaaacaaacataCCGCCTAACGTCAAGCCAGCGATAGCAGAGTAGCATAACGTCTCCAAAATGTGGTAAAGTGATCGATGATGCCGCCAAATAAGCACTTTCCATGGCTGCTACATCGACCCACATCAGCCGATGAGTGATAACCAATAATTTCGTAAGTGAAGCCTCCTGCCTCCCTATAAGGTATAATGCTGAGGAGAAGAATGACCATACTCATTGGTATAAACAACGCGATGCTATTGATTATCGAGAAGTTTTTTATGATGGTTGATTGACAATTGACCCATCAGCTAAAATAGCGCGCGTTAACATTAGTGACAACTGACAACAGtaacaaaaaccaataaaatcccttattaatttatatataaatgacaATCCAGTGGCaacattgaatatataaaaagtgaCTATATCTCGGAATAtcataatatcatataaatatgtgcgtggaaaaaaataaaaataaaaatagtcatatttcaaaaccaataGCAGCCGACATCACCAGCG includes:
- a CDS encoding Ankyrin repeat family protein (Ankyrin repeat family protein; CONTAINS InterPro DOMAIN/s: Ankyrin repeat-containing domain (InterPro:IPR020683), Ankyrin repeat (InterPro:IPR002110); BEST Arabidopsis thaliana protein match is: Ankyrin repeat family protein (TAIR:AT5G54710.1); Has 1807 Blast hits to 1807 proteins in 277 species: Archae - 0; Bacteria - 0; Metazoa - 736; Fungi - 347; Plants - 385; Viruses - 0; Other Eukaryotes - 339 (source: NCBI BLink).), with protein sequence MTPPIFNAIRKNDEATFNQLIQEKPSVIEERDKENNGESVLHLVTKIGHQEFAKTIIGICPSLSTPLDDISEVENDLKLAELVNNDGLTPLHCAAVSNSIKILKVFSHKTPSSFDILTQPHNETVFHLAVRHKNLKAFKFMAQKVHLEKLLYKPDKYGNTVLHTAASLGSTSGLAAVDLLDKDDANFPSIALKFGGESHKEESVMHSEALQNARNTITVVAILIASVTFAVGMNPPGGIYQESTSSKGKSVAAKTVAFKIFYVSNSIALFTSLWIVILLVSIIPFKPKSLKNVLVITHKMMSVSVAALATSYVAVGWIILPHFEGTKWLLYTTLGISIVMRGGRYEAMPFRAGGSGELALLAKLACLDEMSSLDELTCTDELALLGELADLDEQTSPDELTCVDELALLGELADLDEQTSPDELTCVDELALLGELADLDEQTSPDELTCAILSPGLEKVPFPETFYSLFIPVRIVGYAR
- a CDS encoding Ankyrin repeat family protein, giving the protein MLEFGEKSTPLDDISEVENDLKLAELVNNDGLTPLHCAAVSNSIKILKVFSHKTPSSFDILTQPHNETVFHLAVRHKNLKAFKFMAQKVHLEKLLYKPDKYGNTVLHTAASLGSTSLAEYIINETKIHTKAKNIQGLAAVDLLDKDDANFPSIALKFGGESHKEESVMHSEALQNARNTITVVAILIASVTFAVGMNPPGGIYQESTSSKGKSVAAKTVAFKIFYVSNSIALFTSLWIVILLVSIIPFKPKSLKNVLVITHKMMSVSVAALATSYVAVGWIILPHFEGTKWLLYTTLGISIVMRGGMYVFLWFKLAKHILRKIDTERDPDEEAATGKGYVMYWKS